The Candidatus Coatesbacteria bacterium genome segment GTCATCGTCACCCGCTCGTCGTCGCGCACCTTGCGGTTGAGCCGGCCGATGGCCGCGACGGTGGGGTCTGTGTTCTCCGGATCGGCCACCCGGCCGCCCCAGAGGGCGTTGTCGACGACGATCAGCCCGCCCCGGCGCAGCAGGTGCAGCGCCTCTTCGTAATAGTGGTCCTCGTTGTCTTTGTCGGCGTCGATGAACACCAAATCGAACCCGCCGTCGCGGCCCTCGGCGCGCAGGGCGGCCAGTCCGGCGGCGGCCTCGCCCAGCCGCAGCTCGAGGCGTTCCCCCACACCCGCCCGGGCCCAGTAGCGCCGGGCGACGGCGGTGTACTCGGCGCTCTTGTCGAGGCAGACGATCCTGCCGTCCGGCGGCAGAGCGAGGGCCATCGAGAGCGAGCTGTAGCCGGTGAAGGTGCCCAGCTCGAGAATCCGGCGGGCGCCGGTCAGTTCGACCAGCAGAGCCATGAAGCGGCCCTGGACCGGCGAGATCTGCATATCGGGATTGTCCAGCGCGGCGGTCTCGGCGCGCAGCTCGGCCAGCAGGGGCGGCTCGCGCAGGGTCTGCTCGAGCAGGTAGCGCCAGATCCGCTCGGTGATCTGAATGGTGCGGCGGCTCATCGATCCTCCAGTTCGCGGCGTAGACGCTCTAGGCCTGCATCGCGCTCCTCAGGGTCCATGCTGCGCAACTCCGCGAGACGCAGCCCGAGGATGTCGGCCAGGATGACGGCGGCGTAATCGCAGACCCGGTGGGCGTACATCGAGCCCAGGGTGGCCTCCTCGGAGCCCTCGATGAAGACCGCGGTCTCGTCGTCCAGCAGCAGGGCGAGTTCCGCAACGACGGCCCGGCCGTAGCCGGCCAAACGGCCGGCCAGGCTGTCCGTATAAACCAATCCGTCCTCACCGTAGAGATAGAGCATCCAGTGGTTGTGGGTCACATCGGCGCGCAGGCGCTGGAGCAGGTAGGCGCGCTCGGTCAGCACCTCGAAGGCCAGGCGGTCAGCGCCGTAGTCGTTGCGCCACTCCAGGCGGTAGCGACCGAGGGGCTCGAGGTCGAACAGTTCGCCCAGCTCGATCACGGCGGCGCCCCAGTGACCGGCCTCGACCACCGCGGGATGCTCGGCCGGCTCGAGCAGCTCCGCGCCGGAGAGACGAATCTCGGTGTGGTCCGGGGTTTCCAGGATCAGGGGCGCGGTACCCCAGACGACCTCGGCCGGCAGTTCCTCCGCTCCGGTGTTGTGGAACTGCAAGCGGATGCTGAGACCGTCGACGGGCGAGAGGACGGGCTCCGGCGGACCCCAACAGGGCTGGATGATCAGCGGGCCGTCGACGGCGCAGGCCGCGGAGGCGAGGGCCAGGAACAGGACGAGGGCGCTGCATCTAGGCATCACGGCCTCCCGGGAAAAAGCGCAGGGCGTTGGTGAACACCCAGGGCTTGGGGGCGCCGAGGCGGCGGCGGTGGACCTCGAGGCGGTAGGCTCCGGGTTGGCGAACGGTATGGTAGAGGCGGCGGGCCTTACGCCGCTTGACGATCCGCCCGTCGCCGACCAGGGTCAGGCGGGCGGCGGCGGGCAGCTCGACGAAGATCGTCCAGGGGCCGTCGTCGACGTCAGCCGTCGCGCCGAGCTCGAGGCGGTCGCCCCGGGGGTTCTCGGCCCAGACCCGCGCGCCCCGGGAGTCCCACCAGTAGTCCTGGGCGATGAAGCTGCGTCCGGCGACCAGGCAGTCCAGCAAGCGACGCTCGGCCGCCGCGGCCTCGAGCTGCCCCAGCGGTTCGCAGAAGGCGTGGGTGTGCATCGTCGCCAGGGCCAGGGGATAGGGCAGCAGGGGCACCTTGAAGCCGAAGACGTTGTAGGGGCGGCCGTGGTTGTCGTTGCAGCCGACGACGGGAGCCGGCCCTTGGCGCAACTGCTCGTCCCAGCGCAGCAGGGTCATCCGCTTGGGACCCTTGAGCACCCAGGCCGGGAACAGCACGGCCTGCAGCGCCGAGGGCAACCCGCGCAGGTGGTCCTGCCAGTCAGTCATCAGGTCCCAGATGTCGACCAGATCGTAACCGGTGACGCTCCAGTCGCGCCAGGCGTAGCAGCCGATGCCGAAGCGCTCGTTGCCGCGGTGGTCGGGATGGGCGATGACGCCGACGCCGCCGTGTCTATTCACTTCACGGATAAACCCCGCGGGCGGTAGCTGGGACAAATCCTCGGGACCGTCGTAGCCCAGGGCCAGGTAGTGGTTCTGGTCGGGGGTGATCTCGTCGCCGACGCAGAGCAGCAGGGATTGCCGGTCGCCGGGGCGCTCGACCCGGCGGGGACCGTCGTCGCCGGCGACGTACCAACCGTCCCAGCCGTCGCGCCGCGGCTGGAGGGTGTCGTGATCGGTGAGGATGATGAAATCGAGCCCAAGTTCCAGCCCGCAGGCGATGATCCGCCCCACGGACCAGGCGCCGTCGGAGTAGGTCGAGTGGAGGTGGATGACACCGCTGTACTCGCGCAGGCTCACTACATCGGACCGCCGAAGATGAAACTCAGGCCGTACATCGCCGCGGCCCAGATCGCCCACAACACCCCGACGATGCCGAAGGCTTTCTTCTTCGGGATATCGACGATCTCGCTCAGGGCCACGGTGTAGAGGAACACCGTCCAGATGGAAAACAGGTCGATCCGGTCGGCCAGCGATCTCAGCAGCCGCATGTACCATTCGGTCTGTCCCGGCGGAATCAACACCCCCAGGCTGGTCCCGGTGTGGAAGCTCCCCGTCACCCGGAACAGGATCACGTGGACGATGCTCGAGGCGGCGTAGGTCACCAGCCCCAGGGAGGCGACGGCCAGGCCGCGTTTGAAGCCCAAGTGGCGGCCGGTTACGCCGACGGCGACGTTGAGCGCCCCGGCCGCGGCCAGCAGGTAGAGGGTGATCTGGACCAGGGGCACGCCGAAGAAGAAGACGTAGAACAACGGACCCCGGCCGATCTGTTCGCGCCGCTGCTGCAGCATCTCCAGTTGCTGCTCCGGGATCTCGTCGCGGTGCTCGGCGATGTAATCATCGATCTGCTGCCGGCCCTGCTCGATCGCCATGTCCATGATG includes the following:
- a CDS encoding methyltransferase domain-containing protein, with translation MSRRTIQITERIWRYLLEQTLREPPLLAELRAETAALDNPDMQISPVQGRFMALLVELTGARRILELGTFTGYSSLSMALALPPDGRIVCLDKSAEYTAVARRYWARAGVGERLELRLGEAAAGLAALRAEGRDGGFDLVFIDADKDNEDHYYEEALHLLRRGGLIVVDNALWGGRVADPENTDPTVAAIGRLNRKVRDDERVTMTLIPVADGLLLARKR